The Poriferisphaera corsica DNA segment ATTATGCGTCACATTAGCGTGAATATGTTAACCTTTGGCTCACTTGGGTTTAGGTACATGATGAGGTTGGACAACAGTATTTGGCATGCGCTGTCATATAAAAAACACGTATATCATAAGTTAAAAATAGTTGACAAGTGATATTCTGAGATTAGTATTTAGTCTTAAAGCTTGTAACGGATTTATTGATTACCTATAGAGCTCCTACGTTTTTTTTTTGGCTTACGAATGTAAGCGTTTACAAATAGGTTTTGGCATCTGTTTAGCCGAGGGGTTTGGCTGAGATACCTGCGTGTTTCTCGGCGGGGTTATCTATACGACTAGATGTGTTTGTGATGTCGTAAAGATCGTTGATTTAACTGAAAACATCTTTCTTTTTGTTCCGGATCTTACATCTTTTTTCAAATTAAACGGAGAGTAGACTATGAGAGGCATATCAACAATTTTATGTGGTGCGGCGATGGGGTTGGCATTTTCAGCGGGTGCGCATGGTACAACATTAATTATTGACTTGGGTGATGATGATGAGGTTGAAAACATCAACTACATGGTTTTTGACAACCAGCAGGTGACCGATGCGGTTGATCTGGATGGAAATGCGACAGGTATTTCGATGAATTTGGCGTCGCCTACAGGTTTTAATGAGATCGGGCCAAACTGGAATGCAGGCACGCAGAATCCCGCTGGCCCGGTTGCGGATTATTTTGATGTGGGCATGACGGAAGACAGTTTGTTTGGTCATTCTGGGCCGTTTCTTGGGGTCGATGCACGTCCATTTGCTGAGTTTGAAATTGCGGGTTTAGATAAGGATGTGACCTATAATTTTACGATGTATGCAGGCCGTGCGGATGGGAATCTGGCGAACAGCCGTGAAACTCTATACACGCTTTCCGGCGCTTCAAGTGTGAATGCACTATTGGAAGTGACGAGCAATGATGATCGGGTTGCGCAGTTGTCAGTGATGCCCGATGCTGATGGCAAGTTGGTGTTGAGAGTAGAGGCTGGCCCGGGTAACAATGTTAGCAATGGCTACTATTATTTGGGTGCGATGGCGATTGAATATGCTGCGATACCTGAGCCTGCGAGCTTGGCGCTTCTGGGATTGGGCGGTTGTGTTGCATTGCTGCGTCGTCGCTAAGCATAAAGGACTTCTTGATTGGTGCGTCTCCCGGGTTGTGAGGTTTGCTCATAGCTCGGGGAACACCGAGTGATACGTGCGCATGGGAGTAACATGAGAGTGTAAGCTGAGTTGAGTGGTCAATACTTAGCGGATTTCGGTTTACTGAGAGCGTTAGGTGCTTGAATGCAGCGTTTGATTAGGCTGCTTCAAGATCCATTTGTAAAACTTTCATGCGCACGTTTATTTTTTGGCGGGTTGATTGAAAGGAAGTATTGTGGGTATTAAACGCATCATTGTCGTGTTGATGGTCGTTGTGATGGGCGGGTTGATTGTTGGGGAGGCGGGGGCGGTTAATGTTTTGTTTTACGGTAATAGTTATACAAGGAAGTATGCGGTTGCGAATGTGTCGTTGCCGGATATGGTGAAGGCGATTGCTGATGCGGCGGGACAGCCGGATGTATTTGTGAAGGATGCAGCGCATAATGGCCGCGATTTTGCCTGGCATTTGTCGAGCAATCAGGCGGTAATCGGCAACACGCTGAGTGCTGGTGAAAATTGGGATTATGTAGTGATGCAGAATTATTCGACGCGGACGCTGACATCGCATTCTGCGGGTGATTTGACGAAGCATCGTCAAAATAGTGTGAAGCTGTATCAGGCGGTTGCGGATCATAGCGGAGATGTTGTGCCGGTGCTGTTTGAGACGTGGTCGCGTGCGCCGGGGAGTCCTGTGATGGATTCCTATGCAGATGGTCGAGCAGGTCAAGATCAGATGCAGGCTGAAATTAAGGCGGGGTATGCATTGGCTGCGGGTGATATTGATATCGCTGCTGATGCGGTGATCGCGAAAATTGCGGGTGTGGGTACGGCGTGGCAGACTGCAGATTTTAGTAATCTTCATCACACGGATCATTCGCATGCGAATCAACGCGGACGTATGTTGTCTGCATTGGTGATGTACTCGACTATTTTTGAGGATGATACGCGAGATTTATTACTGTCTGGAAAGTTAGATACTGCGCTTGGGATGCTTAATCTGAGCTATGCGGATGGTGATGAGTTGACGCTGGTGTCTGATGCGGTTGCGAGCGTGCCGGAACCGGTGACGGGGATGATGCTGGTTGTTGTTGGTGGTGGAATGATGTTGCGTCGGAGGCGTATTGCGGGGTAGGTGGAGGGGTTATTGAACACCTAGAATCCAGCCTTCGAGGAGTGCGATTTCGCGCTCCTCTTTTGTTAATAATGGTGAAAAGAAAGTGGCGAGCTGTTGATTTTGATCTTGTTCTTGTAGCCA contains these protein-coding regions:
- a CDS encoding DUF4886 domain-containing protein, which codes for MKGSIVGIKRIIVVLMVVVMGGLIVGEAGAVNVLFYGNSYTRKYAVANVSLPDMVKAIADAAGQPDVFVKDAAHNGRDFAWHLSSNQAVIGNTLSAGENWDYVVMQNYSTRTLTSHSAGDLTKHRQNSVKLYQAVADHSGDVVPVLFETWSRAPGSPVMDSYADGRAGQDQMQAEIKAGYALAAGDIDIAADAVIAKIAGVGTAWQTADFSNLHHTDHSHANQRGRMLSALVMYSTIFEDDTRDLLLSGKLDTALGMLNLSYADGDELTLVSDAVASVPEPVTGMMLVVVGGGMMLRRRRIAG
- a CDS encoding PEP-CTERM sorting domain-containing protein, which translates into the protein MRGISTILCGAAMGLAFSAGAHGTTLIIDLGDDDEVENINYMVFDNQQVTDAVDLDGNATGISMNLASPTGFNEIGPNWNAGTQNPAGPVADYFDVGMTEDSLFGHSGPFLGVDARPFAEFEIAGLDKDVTYNFTMYAGRADGNLANSRETLYTLSGASSVNALLEVTSNDDRVAQLSVMPDADGKLVLRVEAGPGNNVSNGYYYLGAMAIEYAAIPEPASLALLGLGGCVALLRRR